A single window of Solea solea chromosome 9, fSolSol10.1, whole genome shotgun sequence DNA harbors:
- the rpf1 gene encoding ribosome production factor 1, which produces MDVTEVPVSQDNKGKSKKNKKPKNKRAREEEHGEAEPKDEKMEQSEGAADISFPPTFSVSEIKNKQRRHMMFMKFKQEKRKQKMQLKKKKKKEREALGDKAPPKEVPKTIENQRVYDETTVDPEDEEVAFDEGTDEFSAYFNGITNPKVLITTSDRPRGRTVRFCRQLATVIPDAHVYYRRGLALKKVIPQCIARNFTYLMVINEDRKVPNGLVLCHLPDGPTAHFKVSSVRLQKELKRRGKNPTEHFPEVILNNFTTRLGHSIGRLFAALFPQNPQFVGRQVATFHNQRDFVFFRFHRYIFKNEKKVGIQELGPRFTLKLRSLQKGTFDSKFGEYEWVLKRHEMDACRRKFQL; this is translated from the exons ATGGACGTCACAGAAGTTCCAGTGAGCCAGGACAACAAAGGTAAAagcaagaagaacaagaagccAAAGAacaagagagcgagagaggaggaGCATGGAGAAGCGGAGCCGAAAGATGAGAAAATGGAGCAGAGTGAGGGAGCAGCGGATATCTCTTTCCCCCCCACCTTCAGTGTCTCCGAAATCAAGAACAAACAGCGAAGACACATGATGTTCATGAAATTCaagcaggagaaaagaaag CAAAAGAtgcagctgaagaagaagaagaaaaaagaaagggaagCATTAGGTGACAAG GCACCACCTAAAGAAGTCCCAAAGACAATAGAAAACCAGAGGGTGTATGACGAGACGACAGTTGACCCAGAGGATGAAGAG GTCGCATTTGATGAGGGAACAGATGAATTTTCTGCCTACTTCAATGGCATCACTAACCCCAAAGTTCTCATTACAACATCAGACAGACCCAGAGGG AGGACAGTGAGGTTTTGCAGGCAGCTGGCGACAGTGATACCAGACGCCCACGTGTACTACAGAAGAGGGTTGGCCCTGAAAAAGGTCATTCCTCAGTGCATCGCCAGGAACTTCACCTACCTAATGGTCATCAATGAGGATCGCAAAGTGCCCA ATGGTTTGGTTCTGTGTCACCTACCTGACGGACCGACTGCACACTTCAAAGTCAGCAGTGTTAGACTACAAAAAGAACTTAAG AGACGAGGTAAAAATCCCACAGAGCACTTTCCAGAGGTGATCCTTAACAACTTCACAACACGCCTGGGCCACAGCATCGGTCGACTGTTCGCTGCTCTTTTTCCTCAAAATCCGCAGTTTGTAGGTCGACAGGTCGCCACCTTCCACAACCAGAGAgactttgtctttttcagaTTCCACAG GTATATCTTCAAGAATGAGAAAAAAGTTGGCATTCAGGAGCTGGGACCGCGCTTCACCCTCAAACTGCGCTCTCTACAGAAAGGAACCTTCGACTCAAAGTTTGGAGAATACGAGTGGGTCCTAAAG CGTCACGAGATGGATGCCTGCAGACGGAAGTTCCAGCTATAG
- the dnase2b gene encoding deoxyribonuclease-2-alpha isoform X3, with protein sequence MTMETRFVLYKLPNLKDGGLSYLYMDESTNGWRLSRKTINSASGALAYTLKPLLDFYDRKIEGFGYMLYSDQPPKPYVAPSSFGHSKGVIMLDRVTGVWLSHSTPQFPTYRSKDFWPKNGNANGQTFMCVTYSYDEFKKIGLQLKFIHAYSYDSDIPTTFHNELRCVAQRDCYPKTAPWFRDQILTSVNRQEFHSFAKYRRFGDDLYSGIIVNNTKQDLYVKSWGKMRRPLPSNCTITHHVYNVKEMHLPDRNPFTDTVDHSKWCVTQDAGWACIADMNREESQMGRGGGAICSTDVAFGQAFRGLIQQVEPCNVEGAFSDAHREL encoded by the exons ATGACAATGGAAACCAG GTTTGTTCTATACAAGTTGCCCAATTTGAAGGATGGTGGTTTGTCGTATCTGTACATGGACGAGAGCACAAACGGATGGAGGCTCAGCAGAAAAACCATCAACAGTGCATCTGGCGCTCTGGCATACACCCTGAAACCTCTGCTTGACTTCTATGACAGAAAg ATTGAAGGCTTTGGATATATGCTCTACAGTGATCAACCTCCAAAACCATATGTTGCTCCATCATCATTTGGCCACAGTAAAG GCGTCATCATGTTGGACAGAGTGACTGGAGTTTGGCTCTCACACAGTACACCACAATTTCCAACATATCGCAGCAAAGACTTctggccaaaaaatggaaatgcGAATGGTCAGACCTTTATGTGTGTAACTTACTCCTATGATGAATTCAAAAAAATAG GATTGCAGCTCAAGTTCATCCATGCATATTCGTACGACTCTGACATACCGACAACATTTCACAATGAGCTGCGATGTGTTGCTCAGAGAGACTGCTACCCAAAGACGGCACCCTGGTTCAGAGACCAGATCCTGACATCAGTGAACAGACAAGAGTTCCACAGCTTTGCAAAATACAGACGTTTTGGAGATG ATCTTTACTCTGGCATTATtgtaaacaacacaaagcaGGATTTGTATGTCAAGAGCTGGGGGAAGATGCGTCGCCCTCTGCCCTCTAACTGCACCATCACTCATCATGTGTACAATGTGAAGGAAATGCATCTTCCCGACAGGAACCCATTCACCGACACCGTCGATCACTCCAAGTGGTGTGTGACGCAGGATGCTGGCTGGGCCTGCATCGCTGACATGAACAGGGAAGAGAGTCAGATgggcagagggggaggagcaaTATGCAGCACTGATGTTGCATTTGGTCAGGCTTTCAGAGGATTGATCCAACAGGTTGAACCATGTAATGTTGAAGGTGCATTTTCTGATGCGCACAgagagctttga
- the ctbs gene encoding di-N-acetylchitobiase → MNWLFAVLVTTVAVCGATICPCERAELCEQIRQQRDFEVFLFDVGSKTWKFYDWSMVTTVATFGKYDAELLCFAHSKGARVVLKGDVPLSYIVDQENRTAWITEKVNLAKSQFMDGINIDVEQAVDQGSPEFHALTDLVRETTEAFHREIPGSQVSFDVAWSPNCIDKRCYDYVAIAESCDLLFVMSYDEQSQITGDCIAMANAPVTQTLNGYDQYLSLKIDPKKLVMGVPWYGYDYPCLNLSQEGICFIDKVPFRGAPCSDAAGKQKTYRWIMTQVNSSLSGRLWDSEQKAPYFNYKDQSGQIHQVWYDDPQSICLKTNYVKSNGLRGVGMWNANILDYSGETVAKQQTEMMWNALFGC, encoded by the exons ATGAACTGGCTTTTCGCGGTTTTGGTGACGACCGTCGCGGTCTGCGGAGCCACCATTTGTCCGTGTGAGAGAGCAGAGCTGTGCGAGCAGATCCGTCAGCAGAGAGACTTTGAG gtgtttttgtttgatgttgGTAGTAAGACGTGGAAGTTCTATGACTGGAGCATGGTAACAACAGTGGCGACATTTGGGAAATATGATGCCGAACTTTTGTGCTTCGCTCACTCCAAAGGAGCACGCGTCGTTCTCAAAG GTGACGTTCCCCTCTCCTACATAGTGGACCAAGAAAACAGGACAGCGTGGATAACAGAGAAAGTCAACTTGGCCAAAAGTCAGTTTATGGATGGAATCAACATCGACGTTGAACAAGCGGTGGATCAGGGCTCGCCTGAGTTCCATGCTCTGACCGACCTGGTTAGAGAAACCACTGAGGCTTTCCACAGGGAGATCCCAGGGTCACAG GTCTCCTTCGATGTTGCCTGGTCACCGAACTGTATTGACAAACGCTGCTATGATTACGTTGCCATTGCTGAATCCTGTGACCTGCTTTTTGTCATGTCCTACGATGAGCAAAGTCAAATCACTGGGGACTGTATTGCAATGGCAAACGCCCCAGTCACGCAAACACTAAATG GCTATGACCAGTATTTGAGTCTGAAGATCGATCCAAAGAAACTAGTGATGGGCGTTCCATGGTACGGCTATGACTACCCATGCCTCAACCTTTCCCAG GAAGGGATATGCTTCATAGACAAAGTTCCTTTCCGTGGAGCTCCCTGCAGTGATGCAGCTGGAAAACAGAAGACATACAGGTGGATCATGACGCAGGTCAACAGCTCGCTGTCAGGCAGGTTATGGGACAGCGAGCAGAAGGCTCCCTACTTCAATTACAAG gACCAGAGTGGACAGATTCATCAGGTCTGGTATGATGATCCACAGAGTATTTGTCTCAAGACAAACTATGTGAAATCTAATGGTCTGAGGGGCGTCGGCATGTGGAATGCCAACATCTTGGACTACAGTGGTGAAACAGTTGCCAAGCAGCAGACAGAGATGATGTGGAATGCCCTGTTTGGATGCTAG
- the spata1 gene encoding spermatogenesis-associated protein 1 isoform X2, with product MELSCESVRYPEDRRPASCKFVELHVLYVPDDQWNVKLNKVPAEAIETFISAGFIRVFPDVTLNSLRNELGALLGTERSINKFSFLKCVGRSLALVKSKQEKDLKVKTFAPPYAPQPELYLLPTVENGSSVCSQSLTTDTSSSSSSSSSPHPPTYYHLPKTCSLPTRTKEPIKFPLIPQCSHQPPPTLSLEEGEDDEEEEEEEEEQSYSSSEGDGENEEGHLSSNKSEWAEHKCCLRKSRNQRAPQPVLLNTGLCGQRQEAEATQVKEPTQKEETSRKKKQYHRKVTRDSGVAESLEDGESGSTLTDGLGKSKETHARKPASEVTESPAVSSGPVRRNSPPPPGLDLALVTHKPAAPPVFQTNREELIEEIKLVREERKQLEWMRQELLRKGKDLLAQNRHRRNQARDSWKKKYFETKKATAPLEDSLRKLRQELETFYNKLLHQLQARDNRGKQGRQGRSSIKNELIIQIMTESHEIDDLKRKVEDAKMKLVTEIKLRKQAATELRALKAELAQKKSQSSHLGPTSSLGFGHTTCNRAHL from the exons ATGGAGCTGTCTTGTGAATCCGTGAGATACCCAGAGGACAGAAGACCGGCCAGTTGCAAG TTTGTGGAGCTCCATGTGCTGTATGTACCAGATGACCAATGGAATGTGAAGCTCAACAAAGTACCAGCAGAAGCCATCGAGACTTTCATCTCTGCAGGCTTCATCAG GGTTTTTCCTGACGTCACCCTGAATAGTCTGAGGAACGAGCTGGGCGCTCTCCTTGGCACAGAGAGGAGCATCAACAAATTCTCCTTCCTGAAATGTGTGGGCCGTAGTTTGGCACTG GTCAAAAGCAAACAGGAGAAGGATCTCAAAGTGAAAACCTTTGCTCCACCATAT GCCCCACAGCCAGAGCTTTACCTGCTGCCCACTGTGGAGAACGGCAGCAGTGTTTGCTCCCAGTCTCTCACTAcagacaccagcagcagcagcagcagcagcagctccccaCACCCCCCGACATATTACCACCTTCCCAAGACATGCAGCCTGCCAACGAGGACAAAGGAGCCCATTAAATTCCCCCTCATCCCCCAGTGTTCCCATCAACCACCTCCCACCCTCAGtctggaggagggggaggatgatgaagaggaggaggaagaagaagaggaacagaGCTACAGTTCTtcagagggagatggagaaaatgaaGAGGGACATCTCTCCTCTAACAAATCTGAATGGGCAGAGCACAAGTGTTGTCTGAGGAAGAGTCGGAATCAAAGGGCACCGCAGCCGGTTTTACTAAATACAG GTTTATGTGGACAGCGACAGGAAGCTGAAGCCACTCAGGTGAAGGAGCCgacacaaaaagaagaaaccagcagaaaaaagaaacaataccACAGAAAAGTGACCAGAGACTCAGGAGTAGCAGAATCTCTGGAGGATGGAGAGTCAGGCTCCACCCTCACAGATGG gcTCGGGAAATCAAAAGAAACACATGCACGTAAACCAGCGAGTGAG GTGACAGAGAGTCCAGCTGTGTCGTCTGGGCCTGTGCGGCGtaactctcctcctcctccgggtctGGACTTGGCCTTGGTTACCCATAAACCTGCTGCTCCTCCGGTCTTCCAGACAAACA GAGAGGAACTGATCGAGGAGATCAAGCTggtgagggaggagagaaagcAGCTGGAGTGGATGAGGCAGGAGTTGCTGAGGAAGGGGAAAGATTTATTGGCCCAGAATAGACATCGTAGGAACCAAG CGCGGGACAGCTGGAAAAAGAAATACTTTGAAACCAAGAAGGCCACGGCACCACTGGAGGACAGTCTGAGGAAGTTACGACAAGAGTTGGAGACGTTTTACAACAAACTGCTGCACCAGCTCCAGGCCAGAGATAACAGAGGGAAGCAAGGACGGCAAGGCAGGTCTTCCATCAAG AACGAGCTCATCATTCAGATTATGACTGAGAGCCATGAGATTGACGACCTGAAGAGGAAAGTAGAAGATGCAAAAATGAAGCTGGTAACGGAGATAAAG TTGAGGAAACAGGCTGCGACAGAGCTGAGGGCGCTGAAGGCCGAACTGGCCCAGAAGAAAAGCCAGTCATCTCATCTGGGACCTACGTCCTCTCTGGGCTTCGGACATACCACATGCAACAGAGCACATCTTTAA
- the LOC131465625 gene encoding guanine nucleotide-binding protein G(I)/G(S)/G(O) subunit gamma-5, which produces MSGSSNIIAMKKIVQQLRLEAGINRVKVSQAAADLQQFCLQNAQQDPLLTGMSSSNNPFRPQKVCSFL; this is translated from the exons ATGTCCGGCTCCTCCAACATCATAGCTATGAAGAAAATCGTGCAGCAGCTGCGTCTAGAAGCCGGCATTAACAGAGTGAAG GTGTCCCAGGCTGCCGCAGACCTGCAGCAGTTCTGTCTCCAGAACGCACAGCAGGACCCTCTGCTCACCGGCATGTCGTCCAGCAACAACCCGTTCAGACCACAGAAAGTCTGTTCCTTCCTATAG
- the dnase2b gene encoding deoxyribonuclease-2-beta isoform X1 yields MKERKKERKKERKKEMQRTIHTVIRFLLTSWILLQGCDSDVNCRDDNGNQVDWFVLYKLPNLKDGGLSYLYMDESTNGWRLSRKTINSASGALAYTLKPLLDFYDRKIEGFGYMLYSDQPPKPYVAPSSFGHSKGVIMLDRVTGVWLSHSTPQFPTYRSKDFWPKNGNANGQTFMCVTYSYDEFKKIGLQLKFIHAYSYDSDIPTTFHNELRCVAQRDCYPKTAPWFRDQILTSVNRQEFHSFAKYRRFGDDLYSGIIVNNTKQDLYVKSWGKMRRPLPSNCTITHHVYNVKEMHLPDRNPFTDTVDHSKWCVTQDAGWACIADMNREESQMGRGGGAICSTDVAFGQAFRGLIQQVEPCNVEGAFSDAHREL; encoded by the exons ACAGTGATCAGATTCCTCCTGACTTCTTGGATCCTTCTCCAAGGGTGTGATTCAGATGTGAACTGTAGGGATGACAATGGAAACCAGGTAGACTG GTTTGTTCTATACAAGTTGCCCAATTTGAAGGATGGTGGTTTGTCGTATCTGTACATGGACGAGAGCACAAACGGATGGAGGCTCAGCAGAAAAACCATCAACAGTGCATCTGGCGCTCTGGCATACACCCTGAAACCTCTGCTTGACTTCTATGACAGAAAg ATTGAAGGCTTTGGATATATGCTCTACAGTGATCAACCTCCAAAACCATATGTTGCTCCATCATCATTTGGCCACAGTAAAG GCGTCATCATGTTGGACAGAGTGACTGGAGTTTGGCTCTCACACAGTACACCACAATTTCCAACATATCGCAGCAAAGACTTctggccaaaaaatggaaatgcGAATGGTCAGACCTTTATGTGTGTAACTTACTCCTATGATGAATTCAAAAAAATAG GATTGCAGCTCAAGTTCATCCATGCATATTCGTACGACTCTGACATACCGACAACATTTCACAATGAGCTGCGATGTGTTGCTCAGAGAGACTGCTACCCAAAGACGGCACCCTGGTTCAGAGACCAGATCCTGACATCAGTGAACAGACAAGAGTTCCACAGCTTTGCAAAATACAGACGTTTTGGAGATG ATCTTTACTCTGGCATTATtgtaaacaacacaaagcaGGATTTGTATGTCAAGAGCTGGGGGAAGATGCGTCGCCCTCTGCCCTCTAACTGCACCATCACTCATCATGTGTACAATGTGAAGGAAATGCATCTTCCCGACAGGAACCCATTCACCGACACCGTCGATCACTCCAAGTGGTGTGTGACGCAGGATGCTGGCTGGGCCTGCATCGCTGACATGAACAGGGAAGAGAGTCAGATgggcagagggggaggagcaaTATGCAGCACTGATGTTGCATTTGGTCAGGCTTTCAGAGGATTGATCCAACAGGTTGAACCATGTAATGTTGAAGGTGCATTTTCTGATGCGCACAgagagctttga
- the spata1 gene encoding spermatogenesis-associated protein 1 isoform X1, which yields MELSCESVRYPEDRRPASCKFVELHVLYVPDDQWNVKLNKVPAEAIETFISAGFIRVFPDVTLNSLRNELGALLGTERSINKFSFLKCVGRSLALVKSKQEKDLKVKTFAPPYAPQPELYLLPTVENGSSVCSQSLTTDTSSSSSSSSSPHPPTYYHLPKTCSLPTRTKEPIKFPLIPQCSHQPPPTLSLEEGEDDEEEEEEEEEQSYSSSEGDGENEEGHLSSNKSEWAEHKCCLRKSRNQRAPQPVLLNTGLCGQRQEAEATQVKEPTQKEETSRKKKQYHRKVTRDSGVAESLEDGESGSTLTDGYCIVGPACMDKCTITAACCSNSVSVCRLGKSKETHARKPASEVTESPAVSSGPVRRNSPPPPGLDLALVTHKPAAPPVFQTNREELIEEIKLVREERKQLEWMRQELLRKGKDLLAQNRHRRNQARDSWKKKYFETKKATAPLEDSLRKLRQELETFYNKLLHQLQARDNRGKQGRQGRSSIKNELIIQIMTESHEIDDLKRKVEDAKMKLVTEIKLRKQAATELRALKAELAQKKSQSSHLGPTSSLGFGHTTCNRAHL from the exons ATGGAGCTGTCTTGTGAATCCGTGAGATACCCAGAGGACAGAAGACCGGCCAGTTGCAAG TTTGTGGAGCTCCATGTGCTGTATGTACCAGATGACCAATGGAATGTGAAGCTCAACAAAGTACCAGCAGAAGCCATCGAGACTTTCATCTCTGCAGGCTTCATCAG GGTTTTTCCTGACGTCACCCTGAATAGTCTGAGGAACGAGCTGGGCGCTCTCCTTGGCACAGAGAGGAGCATCAACAAATTCTCCTTCCTGAAATGTGTGGGCCGTAGTTTGGCACTG GTCAAAAGCAAACAGGAGAAGGATCTCAAAGTGAAAACCTTTGCTCCACCATAT GCCCCACAGCCAGAGCTTTACCTGCTGCCCACTGTGGAGAACGGCAGCAGTGTTTGCTCCCAGTCTCTCACTAcagacaccagcagcagcagcagcagcagcagctccccaCACCCCCCGACATATTACCACCTTCCCAAGACATGCAGCCTGCCAACGAGGACAAAGGAGCCCATTAAATTCCCCCTCATCCCCCAGTGTTCCCATCAACCACCTCCCACCCTCAGtctggaggagggggaggatgatgaagaggaggaggaagaagaagaggaacagaGCTACAGTTCTtcagagggagatggagaaaatgaaGAGGGACATCTCTCCTCTAACAAATCTGAATGGGCAGAGCACAAGTGTTGTCTGAGGAAGAGTCGGAATCAAAGGGCACCGCAGCCGGTTTTACTAAATACAG GTTTATGTGGACAGCGACAGGAAGCTGAAGCCACTCAGGTGAAGGAGCCgacacaaaaagaagaaaccagcagaaaaaagaaacaataccACAGAAAAGTGACCAGAGACTCAGGAGTAGCAGAATCTCTGGAGGATGGAGAGTCAGGCTCCACCCTCACAGATGGGTACTGTATTGTCGGGCCTGCATGCATGGACAAGTGCACCATCACTGCTGCGTGTTGTTCTaacagtgtgtctgtctgcaggcTCGGGAAATCAAAAGAAACACATGCACGTAAACCAGCGAGTGAG GTGACAGAGAGTCCAGCTGTGTCGTCTGGGCCTGTGCGGCGtaactctcctcctcctccgggtctGGACTTGGCCTTGGTTACCCATAAACCTGCTGCTCCTCCGGTCTTCCAGACAAACA GAGAGGAACTGATCGAGGAGATCAAGCTggtgagggaggagagaaagcAGCTGGAGTGGATGAGGCAGGAGTTGCTGAGGAAGGGGAAAGATTTATTGGCCCAGAATAGACATCGTAGGAACCAAG CGCGGGACAGCTGGAAAAAGAAATACTTTGAAACCAAGAAGGCCACGGCACCACTGGAGGACAGTCTGAGGAAGTTACGACAAGAGTTGGAGACGTTTTACAACAAACTGCTGCACCAGCTCCAGGCCAGAGATAACAGAGGGAAGCAAGGACGGCAAGGCAGGTCTTCCATCAAG AACGAGCTCATCATTCAGATTATGACTGAGAGCCATGAGATTGACGACCTGAAGAGGAAAGTAGAAGATGCAAAAATGAAGCTGGTAACGGAGATAAAG TTGAGGAAACAGGCTGCGACAGAGCTGAGGGCGCTGAAGGCCGAACTGGCCCAGAAGAAAAGCCAGTCATCTCATCTGGGACCTACGTCCTCTCTGGGCTTCGGACATACCACATGCAACAGAGCACATCTTTAA